The following coding sequences are from one Hippopotamus amphibius kiboko isolate mHipAmp2 chromosome 9, mHipAmp2.hap2, whole genome shotgun sequence window:
- the KCNA4 gene encoding potassium voltage-gated channel subfamily A member 4, which translates to MEVAMVSAESSGCNSHMPYGYAAQARARERERLAHSRAAAAAAVAAATAAVEGGGGSGGGAHHHHQSRGACTSHDPQSGRGSRRRRRQRPEKKRVHHRQGSFPHCSDLMPSGSEEKILRDLSEEEEEEEEEEEEEEEEGRFYYSEDDHGDECSYTDLLPQDDGGGGGYSSVRYSDCCERVVINVSGLRFETQMKTLAQFPETLLGDPEKRTQYFDPLRNEYFFDRNRPSFDAILYYYQSGGRLKRPVNVPFDIFTEEVKFYQLGEEALLKFREDEGFVREEEDRALPENEFKKQIWLLFEYPESSSPARGIAIVSVLVILISIVIFCLETLPEFRDDRDLIMALSSGGHSGLLNDTSRPHPENSGHTIFNDPFFVVETVCIVWFSFEFVVRCFACPSQAVFFKNIMNIIDIVSILPYFITLGTDLAQQQGGGNGQQQQAMSFAILRIIRLVRVFRIFKLSRHSKGLQILGHTLRASMRELGLLIFFLFIGVILFSSAVYFAEADEPTTHFQSIPDAFWWAVVTMTTVGYGDMKPITVGGKIVGSLCAIAGVLTIALPVPVIVSNFNYFYHRETENEEQAQLTQNAVSCPYLPSNLLKKFRSSTSSSLGDKSEYLEMEEGVKESLCAKETCQGKGDDSETDKNNCSNAKAVETDV; encoded by the coding sequence ATGGAGGTTGCAATGGTGAGTGCGGAGAGCTCAGGGTGCAACAGTCACATGCCTTATGGCTACGCCGCCCAGGCGCGGGCCCGGGAGCGCGAAAGGCTGGCTCACTCAAGGGCGGCCGCGGCGGCCGCTGTCGCCGCGGCCACCGCTGCCGTGGAAGGCGGCGGGGGGTCTGGAGGGGgcgcccaccaccaccaccagtcgCGTGGGGCCTGCACCTCCCACGACCCTCAGAGCGGCCGGGGAAGTCGGAGGAGGCGGCGACAGCGGCCAGAAAAGAAGAGAGTCCACCACCGGCAGGGGAGCTTTCCTCACTGCTCCGACCTGATGCCCAGTGGCTCCGAGGAGAAGATCCTGCGGGATCTGagcgaggaggaggaagaggaggaggaggaggaggaggaggaggaagaggaaggaaggtttTACTACAGCGAAGATGACCACGGTGATGAGTGTTCCTACACGGACCTGCTGCCCCAGGATGACGGTGGTGGCGGCGGCTACAGCTCGGTCCGCTACAGCGACTGCTGTGAACGCGTGGTGATCAACGTCTCGGGCCTGCGCTTTGAGACCCAGATGAAAACTCTGGCCCAGTTTCCCGAGACGTTGCTGGGGGACCCTGAGAAGAGGACTCAGTATTTTGACCCTTTGCGTAACGAGTATTTTTTTGACAGAAACAGGCCTAGCTTTGATGCCATCTTATATTATTATCAGTCAGGGGGCCGCCTGAAGAGGCCAGTCAACGTCCCCTTTGATATCTTCACGGAGGAGGTGAAGTTCTACCAGCTGGGGGAAGAGGCCCTGCTCAAGTTTCGGGAGGATGAGGGCTTTGTgagagaggaggaggacaggGCCTTGCcagagaatgaatttaaaaagcagatttgGCTGCTCTTCGAGTATCCGGAGAGCTCCAGTCCAGCGAGGGGCATCGCCATCGTCTCGGTCCTGGTCATCCTCATCTCCATCGTCATCTTCTGCCTGGAAACCTTGCCGGAGTTTAGGGACGACAGGGATCTCATCATGGCACTGAGCTCGGGCGGGCACAGTGGGTTGTTGAACGACACGTCGCGCCCCCACCCGGAGAACTCAGGGCACACGATATTCAACGACCCCTTCTTCGTCGTGGAGACAGTGTGTATCGTGTGGTTTTCCTTCGAGTTTGTGGTTCGCTGCTTTGCTTGTCCCAGCCAAGCCGTCTTCTTCAAAAACATCATGAACATCATTGACATTGTCTCCATTTTGCCTTACTTCATCACCCTGGGCACGGATCTGGCCCAGCAGCAGGGGGGTGGCAACGGTCAGCAGCAGCAGGCCATGTCCTTTGCCATCCTCAGGATCATCCGTCTGGTCCGAGTATTCCGGATCTTCAAACTCTCCAGGCACTCCAAGGGCCTGCAGATCCTGGGCCACACCCTCCGAGCCAGCATGAGGGAGCTGGGCCTTCTgatcttcttcctcttcattggGGTCATCCTCTTTTCCAGCGCTGTGTATTTCGCGGAGGCGGATGAACCTACTACCCATTTCCAAAGCATCCCAGATGCATTTTGGTGGGCTGTGGTGACCATGACAACTGTGGGCTATGGGGACATGAAGCCCATCACTGTGGGGGGCAAGATCGTAGGGTCTCTGTGTGCCATTGCGGGTGTCTTAACCATTGCTTTGCCAGTGCCAGTGATTGTCTCTAACTTTAACTATTTCTACCACAGAGAGACTGAAAATGAGGAACAGGCACAGCTGACACAGAATGCAGTCAGTTGCCCGTACCTCCCTTCTAATTTGCTGAAGAAATTTCGGAGCTCTACTTCTTCTTCCCTGGGGGACAAGTCAGAGTATCTAGAGATGGAAGAAGGAGTTAAGGAGTCTCTCTGTGCAAAGGAGACGTGTCAGGGAAAGGGGGATGACAGTGAGACAGATAAAAACAACTGTTCTAATGCGAAGGCTGTGGAGACCGATGTGTGA